The proteins below come from a single Papaver somniferum cultivar HN1 chromosome 11, ASM357369v1, whole genome shotgun sequence genomic window:
- the LOC113320292 gene encoding ankyrin-3-like isoform X1, with amino-acid sequence MRSRRQAILSAASSGELDRLKKLLAKYDGGRGLANTVRNIKDDNGVGIIHFAAIKGHLNVLKYLIEELGLDFNMKDEKGKSPFLHATTSGNLNTFECLLEKGVDPESSTSRGYSPLHCAAEKGYTEILTRLLSRGINVNGSSEIGTPLDLAANLGQFEAMRILLDHNANCVELLLQAGADPNCGSDGINPLTAAAIVTSRITEYADWSVGGVIRHVHSDQAKEQRKLKAKERFHEAKLCGADAFKKQDYFQAMICYSQANEIGPHDATVLSNRSMCWARMKDGKPALDDAIACISLRPDWPKGYYRAGVAYNLLKRYSDAQKAFLEGLKLSPNCQELKDALREAVQAQLKTL; translated from the exons ATGAGATCAAGACGTCAAGCTATTCTCAGTGCGGCTAGTAGCGGTGAACTTGACCGGCTCAAGA AATTACTTGCAAAGTATGATGGCGGAAGAGGATTAGCAAACACAGTGAGGAATATCAAAGATGATAATGGAGTAGGAATTATTCACTTTGCTGCCATAAAAGGGCACTTAAATGTTCTCAAATACTTGATTGAGGAATTGGGACTTGATTTCAATATGAAAGATGAAAAAG GTAAATCTCCATTCTTACATGCAACAACGAGTGGGAATCTTAACACTTTTGAATGTCTACTTGAAAAGGGTGTTGATCCTGAGTCATCCACCAGCAGAGGCTATAGCCCTTTGCACTGTGCTGCTGAAAAAG GATACACAGAGATTCTTACCAGATTACTCTCAAGAGGTATTAATGTAAATGGTTCAAGTGAAATTGGCACACCCCTTGATTTGGCTGCTAATTTGGGCCAATTCGAGGCAATGCGGATTTTGTTAGATCACAATGCAAAT TGCGTCGAGCTTTTACTTCAG GCTGGTGCTGACCCAAACTGTGGATCAGATGGAATTAATCCTTTGACAGCTGCAGCAATTG TTACTTCTCGTATTACGGAATATGCCGACTGGAGTGTTGGTGGAGTAATTAGACATGTGCATTCTGATCAAGCTAAGGAACAG AGAAAATTGAAAGCTAAGGAGAGGTTTCACGAGGCAAAGTTATGCGGCGCAGATGCGTTTAAGAAACAGGACTATTTTCAGGCAATGATTTGCTACTCACAG GCAAACGAAATTGGTCCGCATGACGCAACTGTACTTTCTAACCGAAGTATGTGCTGGGCCCGCATGAAAGATGGCAAGCCGGCTTTAGACGATGCCATTGCATGCATATCTCTAAGGCCAGATTGGCCCAAGGGATACTACAGGGCAGGTGTAGCATACAACTTACTAAAA AGGTACAGTGATGCACAGAAAGCCTTCCTCGAGGGTTTGAAGTTGAGTCCTAACTGTCAAGAGCTTAAAGATGCACTCAG GGAAGCTGTTCAAGCTCAGTTGAAAACTCTATGA
- the LOC113320292 gene encoding protein TANC2-like isoform X2 encodes MKDEKGKSPFLHATTSGNLNTFECLLEKGVDPESSTSRGYSPLHCAAEKGYTEILTRLLSRGINVNGSSEIGTPLDLAANLGQFEAMRILLDHNANCVELLLQAGADPNCGSDGINPLTAAAIVTSRITEYADWSVGGVIRHVHSDQAKEQRKLKAKERFHEAKLCGADAFKKQDYFQAMICYSQANEIGPHDATVLSNRSMCWARMKDGKPALDDAIACISLRPDWPKGYYRAGVAYNLLKRYSDAQKAFLEGLKLSPNCQELKDALREAVQAQLKTL; translated from the exons ATGAAAGATGAAAAAG GTAAATCTCCATTCTTACATGCAACAACGAGTGGGAATCTTAACACTTTTGAATGTCTACTTGAAAAGGGTGTTGATCCTGAGTCATCCACCAGCAGAGGCTATAGCCCTTTGCACTGTGCTGCTGAAAAAG GATACACAGAGATTCTTACCAGATTACTCTCAAGAGGTATTAATGTAAATGGTTCAAGTGAAATTGGCACACCCCTTGATTTGGCTGCTAATTTGGGCCAATTCGAGGCAATGCGGATTTTGTTAGATCACAATGCAAAT TGCGTCGAGCTTTTACTTCAG GCTGGTGCTGACCCAAACTGTGGATCAGATGGAATTAATCCTTTGACAGCTGCAGCAATTG TTACTTCTCGTATTACGGAATATGCCGACTGGAGTGTTGGTGGAGTAATTAGACATGTGCATTCTGATCAAGCTAAGGAACAG AGAAAATTGAAAGCTAAGGAGAGGTTTCACGAGGCAAAGTTATGCGGCGCAGATGCGTTTAAGAAACAGGACTATTTTCAGGCAATGATTTGCTACTCACAG GCAAACGAAATTGGTCCGCATGACGCAACTGTACTTTCTAACCGAAGTATGTGCTGGGCCCGCATGAAAGATGGCAAGCCGGCTTTAGACGATGCCATTGCATGCATATCTCTAAGGCCAGATTGGCCCAAGGGATACTACAGGGCAGGTGTAGCATACAACTTACTAAAA AGGTACAGTGATGCACAGAAAGCCTTCCTCGAGGGTTTGAAGTTGAGTCCTAACTGTCAAGAGCTTAAAGATGCACTCAG GGAAGCTGTTCAAGCTCAGTTGAAAACTCTATGA
- the LOC113324678 gene encoding F-box protein CPR1-like, translating to MFYEGDDIFAQFYMIDYKSVSALLPLSTSSSATICEFINNRMGFPTIFLHYQVDFLPACNGLVRVYLTPEKWGDAEFYIWNPSTKVYKNIPTAPDVDYEEIDEETDGHGFFYNYKIENYKLIRDVIKAVINRDSKCSNVDVYTLGSNSWRSIQGIPYHLYHKRAFEVIFHGALHWLALTFEKDFVLLRFNINNEIFEEVALPEVLMPYLEQPLEENTFGIDVAVLGGSPNASASSGDAAEMGHSLP from the exons ATGTTTTATGAAGGTGACGATATTTTTGCACAGTTCTACATGATTGATTATAAGTCGGTATCCGCTTTACTTCCATTGtcaacatcatcatcagcaacaatATGTGAATTTATTAATAATAGGATGGGTTTTCCTACCATATTTCTACATTATCAAGTTGATTTTTTGCCTGCCTGTAATGGCTTGGTTCGGGTTTATCTTACCCCAGAAAAATGGGGGGATGcagaattttatatttggaaccCATCAACAAAAGTATACAAAAACATACCCACGGCACCAGATGTAGACTACGAAGAGATAGATGAAGAAACAGATGGACATGGATTTTTTTATAATTACAAGATTGAAAATTACAAATTGATAAGGGATGTGATCAAGGCTGTGATCAACAGGGATTCAAAGTGTTCCAATGTTGATGTTTATACATTAGGATCAAATTCGTGGAGAAGCATACAAGGCATACCTTACCATCTTTATCACAAACGAGCATTTGAAGTGATATTTCACGGAGCTCTCCATTGGCTTGCGCTTACTTTTGAAAAAGACTTTGTATTACTTCGTTTTAATATTAACAACGAGATATTCGAGGAAGTAGCACTGCCTGAAGTACTTATGCCATATCTCGAACAACCTTTGGAAGAAAATACGTTTGGTATAGATGTGGCAGTGTTGGGAGG GAGTCCTAATGCTTCTGCTTCTTCTGGGGATGCTGCTGAGATGGGTCATTCTCTTCCTTAA